The DNA window CCTGCAGGACACCGGCGCGCCCGCCGCCCACGCCCTCGATCTGGAAGAGTTCGGGCTGTGTGCCGACATCGTAGTCCCAGACGTCATGGTGGACGGTCTGGAAGTGCCAGGCGACCTCGCCCGTCGCCGCATGCAGGGCGACGGTCGATGAGCCGTAGAAATCGACGCCGTCGCGCTGGCCTCCATAGCTATCCGGCGACGCGCCTCCCGTCGGAACGAAGATCAGGCCGCGCTCTTCATCCCCCGAGAGGATCGACCAGACGTTGGGTGTACCGCGATGAAAGCGTTCGCCGGCGGGCAGGGCCGCGCCCCAGCCCTTTGGCACCGGATCCCAGGCCCACGCAAGCTCGCCCGTTCGCACGTCGAAGGCCCGGACGACTCCCGAGGGCGCATCGGTACGCAGCTGGTCCGCGACCAGCGCGCCCAGGACCACACGATTTCCCATCACGAGCGGCGGCGACGTGACGTAGTACTCCCACGGCGGGAGGCCCTGCTCGAGTCCCTCGCGCAGCTGGATCTTTCCCGCCTCGCCGAAATCTTCGCAGGGTCGGCCCGTGTCGGCATCCAACGCCCAGAGCTCGGAATCCTTCGTCCCGTACAGGATTCGTTTCTGGCAGGCCTGGCCGCTCGAGGGCTCCGCGGCTTCCCAGTAGGCGACACCCCGACAGGTGAGCGGGTAGGGCCCACCCAGCCCGGTCTCCCGAAGCTTCGGATTGAAGGACCAGCGTTCGTTGCCGGTTTCGGGGTCCAAGGCGAAGACACGCATGTGGGGCGTGCAGTAGTAGAGCGTCTCGTTGACGACGATCGGTGTGACTTGCAGCGCGGTCGTCATCTTGTCGGCGGAGGGTGGATTGAAATCGCCACTTCGATGCTCCCAGGCAAGCTCCAGGCCGTCGACGTTGCGCGCGTTCACCTGGGTGAGCGGCGAATAATGCATGCCCCCCTTGTCGCCGCCCCACTCAGGCCATTCCGCAGTGGGGCCCGAGGAGTCGAGTTCGGGCGAGCAGCCGCCGGCGAGTGTGAGACAAGCCGCCGCAACAACGAGCAAAGACTTCATTCGGAGTGTGGCGACCTCTCGTCGTCGGCGGAGTAGCGGAGATCCACTGAGAGGGGTTCCTCGAGCATCATTGTACCCGGGATGGATTATGATACGGACCGTATCGTTATTCTGCCAGAGCGATCCGAGATGCCGGTGGGATCCGTCAAGGGCCCCCGCCGAATCGCCGATTCCATGGCCATGCTGCTCCCGATCGGCCATGACGAATCGGAGGTTCGGCGCCTGCCCTGGGTCACCTTCACCCTGATGGCGTTGTGCCTTCTCACCCTCTTCGGGACGGGAACGAGTAGCTGCGATGGCCGCCTCCCGGAATGGGAAGCCCAGGTCGAGGCCATGCTCGAGGCACAGAGCGAAACGGACGAGGACCTGGAACTCGTTCTGCCGCCGACTCCCTACGATGAATGGGGCCTGGTTCCCGCGGACATCCGACTCTCCCGGATGTTCACGCACCAGTTCATGCATGCCGGCTGGCTCCACCTGATCGGCAACATGCTTCTGCTCTTCCTGCTCGGCCCGCCACTCGAAGATCGCTGGGGAAGACCGGTCTTCCTCGGCTTGTACCTGAGCGCGGGAACATTCGCGGGATTGTTCTTCACTTCGATGTCTTCTCCGGAATCGACGATGCCGCTGGTCGGTGCGTCGGGTGCCATCGCCGGGGTCATGGGCGCCTACCTCGTGCGCCTGTTCAAGAGCCGCCTCCGATATTTCTACTTCCTCTTCTTTCGCATGGGTACCTTCGAAGCCCCCGCCTACCTGATGCTCCCGCTCTGGTTCGGTACCGAGCTCTTCAACGCGAAGATCGCCGATGCGGCGCGCCTGGAAGGCGGAGTTGCGTATTGGGCGCACGTCGGCGGCTTCCTATGGGGTATGGCCTTCGCGGGCGTCCTTCGCTTCGGCAAGATCGAGGCGCAGTTCTTGAGTTCGCGCGTCGAAGCGAAGCTCACCCTCGCCGAAGGAAACCCCGTCATCCAAGAGGTCCAGGCCCTCCGCGAAGACGGCCGGTTCGAGGAGGCCTACGAGAGACTACGCCGCGCCATGCGGCAGCGGCCTGACGATCCGGATGTCGTGGTCGCCACCTGGGATGCAGCCGCCGCGTTGCAGCGCCCGGAAGAAGCCGCGACCGAGCTGACGAAGCAGATCGAACGGTGGACGAGCGCCGGCGAGCTACAGACCGCCACCGACTATTGGTGCGAAATGACATTGCTCGTTCCGGACGCAGAGATCGATGCCCGTATCTTGCTGAGGGTCGCCCAGCGGCTCCACGAACAGGACCGCCCGCTCGAAGCCAGGCGCGCGATCGAGCATGCGGTGGGACGTGGTGCGGACGACCTGCCGCCGGGCCTGGCGTTGCGGTTCTATGAAGTCGCGAAATGTCGGGCACCGGAGCTGGCAGCCGATGTCGCCCGACGCGCGCTCGCATGGCACGAACTTCCGGACGAGCGGCGCAGGGATATCGAAGCGGCCCTCCGGGAGCTCGATCGTAGCCGCGAGAGGGCCGACGCCCCGGATCCGGACGCGCGCAGAGAAGGTTGGCAAGGTGAGGATGACCGCGCGATCGACTTGGGCGAACCGATCGATCTGGAACTGGGTTCCGTCTCCGAGCCGCTGCGCAACGTGCCTGCCGCCCTTCCCCACCCGGCCGAACCAGAAGCCTTGGCCGTTCCGACTTCGTCGTCCGAGCCTGGGCTCGGAAGTGGCCCACGCTGGCGCGACGCCAAGATCATCGAAGGGATGCCGACCCTGCTCGACGGAGAAGGCCTGACGTTGCGAAGGGGCGACCGACAGCACGTCATCCTCTTCTCGCACATCCAGGCGATCGCGGCCGGCGCAGTGCACGGCCTGGGCGAGCGCCCGGTCCTGCTGATCGATCTGGCCATGAACTGGAACGATCCGGATGCAGAGACCCTTCAGGTCGTCCGGCTTCGAAGCGATCAATTCAATCCGTGCAGCCTCGTCGATGGGGAAAACGAAGCTCTGCCTGCTTTTCAGCTGTTGGTGACCACGTTGCTGGAAACGTCGGGCGCTGCACCACTACCCGACCTGGAAGCAGCACGTGGTATTCCGGCCTTCTCGACGTTCCCGGATACAGCCCTCTACGCCGCTGTCGTACTCGATATCGAGGACGTCTGACCGTATCAGGACCGTTCGTAGGAATAGCCGTGCTCGAGCGCATGGCAGCGGTGACGCGCGCCTTCCGCATGCGGATCGGCCGCCTCGTAGCCCGCATCACCCGGGTAGAGCATCACCAGTGAGCCTTCGTTCGTTCGAAGGATCAGCGGGCGGAAGGTGACGAGTTCCCGGGCTGCGAGCCCGGCCACGGCCTGGTCGGCCCGGGCGAACTCCTCGAGCCAACTCACCGTGACGAAGGTCGGCGGTGCCAGACTCAGCTCTTTTCGGCCGAAAGACGCGAGAATCTCCGCGGGTGAGAGCCAGCGGTGATCCGACATTTCTTCCCCGTCGACCCGCACAGGCTCGTCCATGGGGCTCGTCCCGATGAAGAACCAGGTAT is part of the bacterium genome and encodes:
- a CDS encoding rhomboid family intramembrane serine protease; translated protein: MGSVKGPRRIADSMAMLLPIGHDESEVRRLPWVTFTLMALCLLTLFGTGTSSCDGRLPEWEAQVEAMLEAQSETDEDLELVLPPTPYDEWGLVPADIRLSRMFTHQFMHAGWLHLIGNMLLLFLLGPPLEDRWGRPVFLGLYLSAGTFAGLFFTSMSSPESTMPLVGASGAIAGVMGAYLVRLFKSRLRYFYFLFFRMGTFEAPAYLMLPLWFGTELFNAKIADAARLEGGVAYWAHVGGFLWGMAFAGVLRFGKIEAQFLSSRVEAKLTLAEGNPVIQEVQALREDGRFEEAYERLRRAMRQRPDDPDVVVATWDAAAALQRPEEAATELTKQIERWTSAGELQTATDYWCEMTLLVPDAEIDARILLRVAQRLHEQDRPLEARRAIEHAVGRGADDLPPGLALRFYEVAKCRAPELAADVARRALAWHELPDERRRDIEAALRELDRSRERADAPDPDARREGWQGEDDRAIDLGEPIDLELGSVSEPLRNVPAALPHPAEPEALAVPTSSSEPGLGSGPRWRDAKIIEGMPTLLDGEGLTLRRGDRQHVILFSHIQAIAAGAVHGLGERPVLLIDLAMNWNDPDAETLQVVRLRSDQFNPCSLVDGENEALPAFQLLVTTLLETSGAAPLPDLEAARGIPAFSTFPDTALYAAVVLDIEDV
- a CDS encoding NUDIX hydrolase, which translates into the protein MADAPEPIPSATVVLLRDGARDIEVLLLQRSPRKGKPGPWVFPGGRVEPHDVADSDPRSEGSALAAAIRETHEEAGLRIESARLETISRWITPPVAPRRFDTWFFIGTSPMDEPVRVDGEEMSDHRWLSPAEILASFGRKELSLAPPTFVTVSWLEEFARADQAVAGLAARELVTFRPLILRTNEGSLVMLYPGDAGYEAADPHAEGARHRCHALEHGYSYERS
- a CDS encoding pyrroloquinoline quinone-dependent dehydrogenase, with the protein product MKSLLVVAAACLTLAGGCSPELDSSGPTAEWPEWGGDKGGMHYSPLTQVNARNVDGLELAWEHRSGDFNPPSADKMTTALQVTPIVVNETLYYCTPHMRVFALDPETGNERWSFNPKLRETGLGGPYPLTCRGVAYWEAAEPSSGQACQKRILYGTKDSELWALDADTGRPCEDFGEAGKIQLREGLEQGLPPWEYYVTSPPLVMGNRVVLGALVADQLRTDAPSGVVRAFDVRTGELAWAWDPVPKGWGAALPAGERFHRGTPNVWSILSGDEERGLIFVPTGGASPDSYGGQRDGVDFYGSSTVALHAATGEVAWHFQTVHHDVWDYDVGTQPELFQIEGVGGGRAGVLQATKMGHVFLLDRETGIPLYPVEERAVPQDGVPGETLSPTQPFPTHPPPLHPTALTPENVGFTFADRGSCLDTLEKHRFDGIFTPPSIEGSIQYPHVAGGMNWGGIAIDPVNGTMFTNQTHIAMIVEMVPRETYEKIPPDSVTYPDELYPMTGTPYGVKRSGYLSSSGAPCNPTPWGSLQAVDLKTGKVKWKVNLGTTKYQAPWPLYLIPGLGDVGSPNFGGGLVSAGGLFFIGASMDRAFRAFDVETGEILWEEELPFQANASPMTYRLSADGRQYVVIAAGGNAISKQGDAIMAFALPPELLATHRFTLPVGSPMLVGAPFPMPCSRARFAGGRFADS